From the genome of Nocardia sp. NBC_01503, one region includes:
- a CDS encoding acyl-CoA dehydrogenase, with the protein MTIATTDEHKAVQESMRGWAAAVRPIATMRSGGSDFWREYWSRLADLGIFRVAVPEEAGGAGCSVGDLAVLVEQAAHDLVGGPVLSTALAGLVAGEMLDENTPCGIALEGEIAISSDESGTRLSGEWDAVLGAAPGTALLLPVRDGERHLLALVDADAEGLRVEPLPAMDHTVPLARVVCADVAVAADRLFEPKLSVLDIAATLIAAEAAGIAGWCLETATEYAKVREQFGRKIGEFQAVKHICAWMLCRAEQIRAVAADAAAAVDAESGELPLAAAVALSIALDAAVENAKDCIQVLGGIGFTWEHDAHLYLRRASSMRQLLGGSARWRARVTELTLQGARRTVGLDLGAASGGAEGEPNWDAVGLDAAEAAVLAAELTKIAALSDAEQRDALAASGLLASHWPKPYGRGAGPIQRTWIDDQIRKAGITLPELAIANWAIPTLLQWGTPEQIERYALPTLTGEVIWCQLFSEPEAGSDLAALRTVAERVEGGWRLRGQKVWTSLADKATWGICLARTDPAAPKHKGISYFLVDMKSAGIDIRPLVEITGEARFNEVFLDDVFVPDDCLVGQLENGWKIARSTLSAERVAMGGKGIGDELEALIAAAPKSGPGAELVADTLGGLVSESIAGTLLDARAAQKLLSGGDPGPQSSVRKLVGVRHRQAVAEFAVEVAGAAGAMETDVVKEFLLTRCLSIAGGTEQILLTVAGERILGLPRESHG; encoded by the coding sequence GTGACCATAGCCACCACTGACGAGCATAAAGCCGTCCAGGAGTCCATGCGTGGATGGGCGGCAGCGGTGCGCCCAATTGCAACAATGCGTTCCGGTGGGTCGGATTTCTGGCGCGAATACTGGTCGCGCCTGGCCGATCTCGGAATATTCCGGGTCGCGGTACCGGAAGAGGCCGGTGGAGCGGGTTGTTCCGTCGGAGATCTCGCTGTCCTGGTGGAGCAGGCGGCGCATGATCTCGTGGGCGGTCCGGTGCTCTCGACGGCACTTGCCGGCCTCGTTGCCGGGGAGATGCTCGACGAGAATACGCCGTGCGGTATCGCGCTCGAGGGCGAAATCGCAATCTCATCCGACGAATCCGGTACCCGCCTGTCCGGTGAGTGGGACGCGGTACTCGGGGCTGCCCCCGGCACCGCGCTGCTGCTGCCGGTGCGCGACGGTGAGCGCCACCTGTTGGCTCTCGTCGACGCCGATGCCGAGGGCTTGCGGGTGGAGCCGCTGCCCGCCATGGATCACACCGTTCCGCTCGCCCGGGTCGTATGCGCGGATGTTGCTGTCGCGGCCGACCGCCTGTTCGAGCCGAAGCTTTCGGTCCTCGATATCGCCGCCACGCTGATTGCCGCCGAGGCCGCCGGTATTGCCGGCTGGTGTTTGGAGACCGCGACCGAATACGCCAAGGTGCGTGAACAATTCGGGCGCAAGATCGGCGAATTCCAAGCGGTGAAACATATTTGCGCGTGGATGCTGTGCCGGGCCGAACAGATTCGCGCGGTGGCCGCCGACGCCGCCGCCGCCGTCGATGCCGAGTCCGGTGAACTTCCGCTCGCCGCGGCGGTCGCGCTGTCCATTGCCCTGGACGCCGCGGTGGAGAACGCCAAGGATTGCATTCAGGTCCTGGGTGGAATCGGTTTCACCTGGGAGCACGACGCGCATCTGTATTTGCGCCGGGCGAGCTCCATGCGGCAGTTGCTGGGTGGTTCCGCGCGCTGGCGTGCCCGGGTCACCGAATTGACCCTGCAGGGTGCGCGCCGCACGGTGGGCTTGGATCTGGGGGCCGCTTCCGGCGGCGCCGAGGGCGAACCCAATTGGGACGCCGTCGGTTTGGACGCCGCCGAGGCGGCGGTGCTGGCCGCCGAGTTGACCAAGATCGCCGCCCTGTCCGATGCCGAACAGCGTGACGCGCTGGCCGCCTCCGGGTTGCTGGCCTCGCACTGGCCCAAGCCGTACGGCCGGGGCGCGGGTCCGATCCAGCGCACCTGGATCGATGACCAGATCCGTAAGGCCGGAATCACGCTGCCCGAGCTCGCGATCGCCAACTGGGCGATTCCGACTCTGCTGCAGTGGGGTACGCCCGAGCAGATCGAGCGCTACGCGCTGCCGACGCTGACCGGTGAGGTCATCTGGTGCCAGCTCTTCTCCGAGCCGGAGGCCGGATCCGATCTGGCCGCGCTGCGCACGGTGGCCGAGCGGGTCGAGGGTGGTTGGCGGCTGCGCGGTCAGAAGGTCTGGACCTCGTTGGCGGACAAGGCCACCTGGGGTATCTGCCTGGCGCGCACCGATCCGGCCGCGCCCAAGCACAAGGGCATCAGCTACTTCCTGGTCGATATGAAGAGCGCGGGCATCGATATTCGGCCGCTGGTCGAGATCACCGGTGAGGCGCGGTTCAACGAGGTCTTCCTCGATGACGTCTTCGTCCCGGACGACTGCTTGGTCGGGCAGCTGGAGAACGGTTGGAAGATCGCTCGTTCCACCCTGTCGGCTGAACGGGTCGCCATGGGCGGCAAGGGAATCGGGGATGAGCTGGAGGCGCTGATCGCCGCCGCCCCGAAGTCCGGGCCGGGTGCGGAATTGGTGGCGGACACACTCGGAGGACTCGTCTCCGAATCGATCGCTGGAACCTTGCTGGATGCTCGTGCCGCACAGAAACTGCTGTCCGGTGGAGATCCGGGTCCGCAGAGCAGCGTACGCAAACTGGTCGGTGTCAGACACCGGCAAGCGGTCGCCGAATTTGCCGTCGAAGTGGCGGGCGCGGCGGGCGCGATGGAAACCGATGTGGTGAAAGAATTCCTGCTCACACGCTGTTTGTCCATTGCGGGCGGTACTGAGCAGATTCTGTTGACCGTCGCCGGTGAACGAATTCTCGGACTGCCGCGCGAATCGCACGGTTAG
- the kstR gene encoding cholesterol catabolism transcriptional regulator KstR: MASPSRSQSADGVAPPTGAGRTAPVTTLSEEDLSSAAQRDRRKRILDATLALASKGGYDAVQMRAVAERADVAVGTLYRYFPSKVHLLVSALAREFEQLEGRRKPLPGGEPRERMHLMLTQITRAMQRDPLLTEAMTRAFMFADASAAAEVDRVGKVMDRFFARALSDETPDERQLAIARVISDVWLSNLVAWLTRRASATDVTERLELTVDLLIGDK; this comes from the coding sequence ATGGCCAGTCCCTCCCGATCGCAGTCCGCCGATGGGGTCGCCCCGCCCACCGGCGCCGGGCGCACCGCACCCGTGACGACCCTCAGCGAGGAGGACCTGAGCTCGGCAGCACAGCGCGACCGGCGCAAACGCATCCTCGACGCGACCCTGGCGCTGGCCTCCAAGGGCGGCTACGACGCGGTGCAGATGCGCGCGGTCGCCGAGCGCGCCGATGTCGCCGTCGGCACCCTGTACCGGTACTTCCCGTCCAAGGTGCACCTGCTGGTCTCGGCCCTGGCCCGCGAATTCGAACAGCTCGAAGGCCGTCGCAAACCGCTCCCCGGTGGTGAACCCCGCGAGCGCATGCACCTGATGCTCACCCAGATCACCCGCGCCATGCAGCGCGATCCGCTGCTCACCGAGGCCATGACGCGAGCGTTCATGTTCGCCGACGCCTCCGCCGCCGCCGAGGTCGATCGGGTCGGCAAGGTGATGGACCGCTTCTTCGCCCGCGCACTCTCGGACGAGACGCCCGATGAGCGCCAGCTCGCCATCGCCCGCGTCATCAGCGATGTGTGGCTGTCGAATCTGGTTGCGTGGCTGACCCGTCGGGCCTCGGCCACCGATGTCACCGAACGCCTGGAGCTGACCGTCGATCTGCTCATCGGCGACAAGTGA